The Acidobacteriota bacterium genome contains the following window.
CGTCGGAGCACGGTTATCGAGGCCGACTACCTTTGAACGCACCGTATTATGGCCGATGAGGCTCGCGATATTGACGGCGAGCGGCGTCGTCCTTGCTTTGCCGAGGAAAGCTCCAATGTCGAGATCCGATCCGCCGCAGTTGCCGGTGACGAGCGATGTCACGCCCATTCGGATGAAATTCTCAGCCTTTGGATTCGAATATATGTCCTCGGTGTGAGCATGAACGTCGATAAATCCAGGGGCCACGATCTGATTTTTGGCGTCGAGCGTGCTCGTTCCGGCGGGAACCTCGAAACGGCCGACTTTCGCGATCTTGCCGTCCTTAATTGCGATGGAGCCGCGAAACCAAGGGTTTCCGGCTCCGTCGATGATACGGGCGTTTGTAATGACGAGATCGAATCTTTCGGTACTTTGACCCAGTACACCGCTAACTGATGAAAACAAGACGGATATGATCAGGAGTATCGAGATCTTTGACATTCTATTTTGCCTCGGGTTCTGTTTCTATGGCTTTGGCCTCGTCCTCGTCAGAAAAACGATTGTGCAGATGAACTGGAGCTGCTTTCTTACGCAGCCGAATATTCAGCATCTCAACAAAGACCGAGAATGCCATCGCAAAGTAGATGTAGCCCTTCGGAATTGTCTGATGAAACGCCTCGGCCACGAGCATTACGCCGATCAGGAGCAGGAACGAGAGCGCCAGCATTTTAATGGTCGGGTGCCGCTGAACAAATGCCCCGATCTGCCCGGCAAAAAGCATCATCGCGATGATCGAAATAACTACGGCCGCGATCATTATATAGATCCCGTTCGGGCCATAGGTCGTGCTGATCATTCCGACCGCAGTTATAACCGAATCGAGAGAAAATACGATGTCGAGCAGGACGATCTGTATAATTACACTGACAAAACCGGCATAGGTTTTCTTAGAACCTTCGCCTTCTTCTCCCTCCAGGCTGCCGTGAATTTCATGGGTGCTTTTAGCTATTAAGAACAGGCCTCCGAAGAGCAAAACAAGGTCTTTACCGGCAAATCCCCATCCCCAAATAGAGAAGAGCGGCGCGGTCAGCCCGATGACCCATGACAGAGACATCAGCAGCAGAATACGGATACCCAGTGCCAATGCAAGCCCCACATAGCGAGCCTTAGCCCTTTGTTCAGGCGGAAGTTTGCCCGACAGGATCGATATGAAGATCACATTATCGATCCCGAGGACGAGTTCTAATACGGTTAATGTCGCAAACGCGATCCAGATCTGCGGGTCAGAGAGCCATTCCATTGGGTTATTTTAGTTTCTATTCGTTAGATTTGCACGGCTTCGAGATCGCGGCGTCCGCCAGTTTTCGGGCCTTTTCATTCTGTTTGGCTCCGGGCGGAACGACGTCCGTCACACACGACTCATTTTTGCTGATCTTTGAGATCATCAGGTACGACGTACCCTTCTTAATGCCTTCCGGATCTGCAACCTCATAGCGGGCGATCAGAGCCACCGGCACGCCAGCCTTTGTCCGCCACTCGACTTTCTCGCCGATCGACGAAAAGGCGCCGTAGAAATGCCAAAAATTGAGCTCAAATTTCTTTTTGGCAGGCGTAATGATATCGATCGTCTGCCTGATGTCGCCCTCGATCAGGCGGATCTTGTACCCGCCAACGCCCGGACATTCGCCTTCGTATGAGCCGGCGTCCTTCGAACTCGATTTTATCGTCTTACAGGCGGTTGTTTTCGTGCTTGTGTAGACGGACTGGTTTTGGGCAGTTACGGCAAATACCGAGATCGTAAAACAAAATAGAGTGAGTAGAAAAGATTTCATGTTTTTCCTAATTATCGGCGATAAACGATCCTGCCGCCAACTATTGTCGCGACCGGTCCTCCAAAAAATTCCCAGTTATTGAACGGTGAATTTCTTGATTTCGAACGCGATTCCGATGACTTGTAAGTCCACTGCAGATCAGGATCGATGATGGTGATATCCGCGATCGATCCCGGAGCCAAAGTCCCACGTCCAGCGAGCTTAAATATCCGGGCCGGATTGGCCGAGCACAGCTCGACAAGACGAGCGAGGCCGATCACGCCTTTGTGGACGAGTTCATTAAAAGCGAGGCCGATAGCGGTTTCGAGGCCGGTGATCCCCATTGGAGCACGGTCATATTCGAGAGCCTTTTCGTCGGCGTGGTGCGGGGCGTGGTCGGTTGCGATGGCGTCGATGGTTCCGTCGCGGAGGCCTTCGATAATGGCAGCGAGGTGCTCTTCGCTGCGAAGCGGCGGTGCCATTTTCGTGTTCGTGTCGTAGCCCTCGACCGCTCTATCAGTCAGCGTAAAATGATGCGGCGTCACCTCGCAAGTCACGTTCAAGCCTTCATTCTTGGCCCGACGAACAGCCTCGACCGCACCTTTGGTAGAAACGTGAGCGATATGTAAATGAGCCCCGGTCTCTTCGGCAAGTATGATGTCGCGAACCGCGTCGATATCTTCGGCAAGTGCAGGCATGCCTTTAAGGCCAAGTAAGAGTGAGATCTTTCCCTCGTGCATCACGCCGCCGGACGAGAGCGATTTGTCTTCGCAATGATCGATCACCGGCAGGTCGAAATCGCGTGCATACTGCATAGCACGCCGCATAATTCCGGCATTCGGCACCGGACGGCCATCGTCCGAGACAGCAACGGCTCCGGCAGCTTTCATCTCGCCCATCTCGGCAAGTTCGGAACCGTCGGAAGATTTAGTGATCGCCCCGATCGGGAAAACATTCGCCAAACCCGCACGCTCCGCCTGCTCGATCATGTAACGCGTGATCGCGGCATTATCATTGACCGGATTCGTATTTGGCATCGGGCAAACGCTCGTCCAACCACCCGCGACCGCCGCCGCGCATCCGCTCGCGATCGTTTCTTTATGTTCCTGCCCTGGCTCACGCAGATGCACATGTATGTCGATAAAGCCCGGAGCGACGAGCATTCCACTCGCATCGAAAACCTCACAGCCTTCGGGGACGCCTTCCCCGGGTTTGATCCATGCGGTTACCTTGCCGTCCTCAATGAGGACAGACATCCCAGTATTTTCTTGTGCGGCCGGATCGATGAGATGGCCGTTTGCGATCAATAACTTCATAAGAACTAACTGCTAACTACCGAGCCGCCCGTCGCGAGATAAAGAACCGCCATTCTGACCGCCACACCATATTTTACCTGATCCAAAATAAGCGAACGCGAGCTGTCGGCGACTTCTGAAGCGATCTCGATCCCTCGATTCATCGGACCCGGATGAAGGACGATCGCGTCTTTTTTTGCCAGGTCGAGGCGGTCGTTTGTTAGGCCGTAGTGGATCGAATATTCACGGAGCGTCGGAAAATATGCTGAGTCCTGGCGTTCGCGTTGGATGCGGAGGATCATGACGACGTCGGCTCCGGCGATGGCGTCCTCGACGTTCGGGCAGACCGTGAGGCCACTTTCGACGAGATATTGGAAATCGTTTGGAACCAACGTTCCGGGGCCCGCAACCCGGATCTTCGCACCGAGTTTGGTCAGCAGATGGATATTCGACCGAGCCACTCGACTGTGCAGAATGTCGCCGACGATCGCGATCTCGAGGCCGTCGATCTGGTGTTTGTGTTCGCGGATCGTCATCGCGTCGAGCAAAGCCTGCGTCGGGTGTTCGTTCGCTCCGTCGCCGGCGTTGACGATCGCTGCACGGCTTACTTTTGCGAGTTGGTGCGGCACGCCGGCACTCGAATGACGCACGACGATGCAATCCGGGGCCATAGCGTCGAGGTTCAGGGCCGTGTCGAGCAGCGTCTCGCCTTTGGTAACGCTTGACGACGAAACGCTGATATTCACGGCGTCAGCCGAAAGGCGTTTGGCGGCAAGCTCGAAAGATGTGCGGGTTCGCGTCGAGGCTTCGAAAAAGAGATTGATGACGGTCTTACCGCGAAGCGCCGGAACCTTCTTCACCTCACGCGTCGAGATCTCGCTAAAATTCTCAGCCGTATCGAGAATGCCGACGATCTCGGCCGCTGAGAGATTGCGAATTCCCAACAGATCTCTTCTCTTGAATGGTTTTTCCATCTAAACGGTGGCAAGCGGGACGCTTGCTCTCCAGTCATTAAAAAAAGCAAGGCGTTAACCTTGCTTAGCAATTATTCACTCGGCCGTTCAAAAATGCCCACGGCCTCAACATCGTCATATTCTTTGAGCATGACCTTGATGATCTCGGTTTGCTTGGTCGGGACTTTTTTGCCGACAAAATCGGCCTGGATCGGCAATTCGCGGTGTTCGGTGCCACGATCGATGAGGACGGCGAGCTGAACTTTACGCGGACGGCCAAAATCCATTAGCTGATCCATCGCTGCACGGATCGTTCGGCCCGTGTAGAGTACATCGTCAACGAGCACGACGATCTTGCCATCGATATCATGCTCAAGTTCGGTGCGATTGACGATCGGATTTGCTCCGACGGTCGAGAGATCGTCGCGATAGAGCGTTATATCGAGGATGCCGTATAGCGGACGCTCGCCTTCGATCGCCTCGATCTTATCGACGATCCGCTCCGCCAGCGGTACGCCGCGGCGGCGGATGCCGACAATGTAGAGGTCTTTCGGGCCGTGATTCGATTCGACGATCTCGGTCGCGAGCCGCCGAAGGGCACGTTTCATCGCCGCCGAATCCATTATTCGCGACTTTTCTACCAAATTTATTTCGTCAGCCATTGCTGGAGAATCGTAACAAACAGCGGTTGAAAGTTCAAAGTTTGAGGCCAAGGTTTTGATACAACGTGTCTTGAACTAGAATCTTTTCAGCGATGACAACAAAATTGTGGCAAAAATTACTTCGGCCGGTGATGTTTGGTCTCGATGCCGAGCGGGCCCATGAACTCGGGATCGAAGCTCTGAATCTGGGGCTTGTGCCGGTCGGTCCTAATTCTGATGAGCCGAATTTTGGATCGATCGAGAGGTTTGGCTTGAAATTCTCAAACCCGCTCGGGATCGCTGCCGGCTTTGATAAGAATGGCGTTGTGGTGAATCAGCTCGAGAGGCTTGGCTTTGGCTTCGTCGAGGTCGGAACGGTTACCTTTCAGCCTCAGCCGGGAAACCCAAAGCCGCGAATGTTCCGTTTGCCGCAGGATTATGCTCTGATCAACCGACTCGGTTTTAATAATGATGGTGCCGTGAAAGTAGCCGAACGGCTCAAACTGTTAAAAAGAAACTGCGTCGTCGGTGTGAATATCGGGAAGAACAAGGATGTTCTGATCGAAGAGGCAGCTGAGAATTATTTGAGCAGTTTCGACTTGGTTCATCCCCACGCCGATTATGTTGCGGTGAATATCTCGTCGCCAAACACGCCAAACCTACGCGAATTGCAGAGATCGGACAGCCTCGATGAACTCTTGGGAGCATTGCAGAGGCGAAATAGAGAGTTGAGCGGCAAAGGGCCGATCAAGCCGCTGCTCGTTAAGATCGCTCCCGACCTTGCTGCCGGAGAGATCGAATCGATCGTCGATATCGCCCTTAGATATGAGCTAGCTG
Protein-coding sequences here:
- a CDS encoding aspartate carbamoyltransferase catalytic subunit, with translation MEKPFKRRDLLGIRNLSAAEIVGILDTAENFSEISTREVKKVPALRGKTVINLFFEASTRTRTSFELAAKRLSADAVNISVSSSSVTKGETLLDTALNLDAMAPDCIVVRHSSAGVPHQLAKVSRAAIVNAGDGANEHPTQALLDAMTIREHKHQIDGLEIAIVGDILHSRVARSNIHLLTKLGAKIRVAGPGTLVPNDFQYLVESGLTVCPNVEDAIAGADVVMILRIQRERQDSAYFPTLREYSIHYGLTNDRLDLAKKDAIVLHPGPMNRGIEIASEVADSSRSLILDQVKYGVAVRMAVLYLATGGSVVSS
- a CDS encoding TerC family protein; this encodes MEWLSDPQIWIAFATLTVLELVLGIDNVIFISILSGKLPPEQRAKARYVGLALALGIRILLLMSLSWVIGLTAPLFSIWGWGFAGKDLVLLFGGLFLIAKSTHEIHGSLEGEEGEGSKKTYAGFVSVIIQIVLLDIVFSLDSVITAVGMISTTYGPNGIYIMIAAVVISIIAMMLFAGQIGAFVQRHPTIKMLALSFLLLIGVMLVAEAFHQTIPKGYIYFAMAFSVFVEMLNIRLRKKAAPVHLHNRFSDEDEAKAIETEPEAK
- the pyrR gene encoding bifunctional pyr operon transcriptional regulator/uracil phosphoribosyltransferase PyrR, translating into MVEKSRIMDSAAMKRALRRLATEIVESNHGPKDLYIVGIRRRGVPLAERIVDKIEAIEGERPLYGILDITLYRDDLSTVGANPIVNRTELEHDIDGKIVVLVDDVLYTGRTIRAAMDQLMDFGRPRKVQLAVLIDRGTEHRELPIQADFVGKKVPTKQTEIIKVMLKEYDDVEAVGIFERPSE
- a CDS encoding dihydroorotase, encoding MKLLIANGHLIDPAAQENTGMSVLIEDGKVTAWIKPGEGVPEGCEVFDASGMLVAPGFIDIHVHLREPGQEHKETIASGCAAAVAGGWTSVCPMPNTNPVNDNAAITRYMIEQAERAGLANVFPIGAITKSSDGSELAEMGEMKAAGAVAVSDDGRPVPNAGIMRRAMQYARDFDLPVIDHCEDKSLSSGGVMHEGKISLLLGLKGMPALAEDIDAVRDIILAEETGAHLHIAHVSTKGAVEAVRRAKNEGLNVTCEVTPHHFTLTDRAVEGYDTNTKMAPPLRSEEHLAAIIEGLRDGTIDAIATDHAPHHADEKALEYDRAPMGITGLETAIGLAFNELVHKGVIGLARLVELCSANPARIFKLAGRGTLAPGSIADITIIDPDLQWTYKSSESRSKSRNSPFNNWEFFGGPVATIVGGRIVYRR
- a CDS encoding quinone-dependent dihydroorotate dehydrogenase, which encodes MTTKLWQKLLRPVMFGLDAERAHELGIEALNLGLVPVGPNSDEPNFGSIERFGLKFSNPLGIAAGFDKNGVVVNQLERLGFGFVEVGTVTFQPQPGNPKPRMFRLPQDYALINRLGFNNDGAVKVAERLKLLKRNCVVGVNIGKNKDVLIEEAAENYLSSFDLVHPHADYVAVNISSPNTPNLRELQRSDSLDELLGALQRRNRELSGKGPIKPLLVKIAPDLAAGEIESIVDIALRYELAGIIATNTTVSRDGLKTRDAASIGSGGLSGRPLTERSTEVVSAIYKYSKGKIPIIGVGGIFDAQDAFDKIAAGASLIQAYTGFVYGGPYFARDVNAGLANILKDRGFRSLDEAVGSASK